From a single Sulfolobus sp. E5-1-F genomic region:
- a CDS encoding AAA family ATPase encodes MNLSTFVFERGNLVSIYGESGVGKTSLSLELALQIRTSVFISTEGSLFEARLEKIKVGQGVYFASVKSNIELFNAVINSLEYKPSLIVVDMINTFYRYERNVQSFSKLLIILRSIAESNVKILLVWEVSANNKVAGEKFMRKFSDDVLRITKSYIIGNFRRCKFKITERGVIGCL; translated from the coding sequence TTGAATTTGTCAACATTTGTATTTGAAAGGGGAAATTTGGTGTCAATATACGGCGAGTCTGGAGTAGGAAAGACAAGCCTTTCGTTAGAATTAGCGTTGCAAATAAGGACTTCAGTTTTCATTTCAACTGAAGGTTCTCTTTTTGAGGCTAGGTTAGAAAAGATTAAGGTTGGTCAAGGAGTTTATTTTGCATCTGTCAAAAGCAATATTGAACTATTTAATGCAGTAATCAACTCTTTGGAATATAAGCCTAGTCTTATAGTAGTTGATATGATTAATACGTTTTATAGATATGAACGGAATGTCCAGAGTTTTTCAAAGCTACTAATTATTTTAAGGTCTATTGCTGAGTCTAACGTAAAAATCCTATTAGTTTGGGAAGTATCAGCCAACAATAAGGTGGCTGGAGAAAAATTTATGCGAAAGTTCTCCGATGATGTTTTGAGGATTACGAAATCTTATATTATAGGTAACTTTAGGAGATGTAAATTTAAGATAACCGAAAGGGGTGTAATTGGTTGTCTATAG
- a CDS encoding CDP-2,3-bis-(O-geranylgeranyl)-sn-glycerol synthase yields the protein MSIAYGLLLSILIYLPAFVANGSGPFIKRGTPIDFGKNFVDGRRIFGDGKTFEGLIVALTFGTTVGVIISKFFTSEWILISFLESLFAMIGDMIGAFIKRRLGIPRGGRVLGLDQLDFVLGASLILVLLRVNITWYQFLFICGLAFFLHQGTNYVAYLLKIKNVPW from the coding sequence TTGTCTATAGCATACGGTCTTTTATTATCAATTCTCATATACCTACCCGCATTTGTGGCGAATGGAAGTGGCCCATTCATTAAAAGGGGGACTCCAATAGATTTCGGTAAGAATTTCGTAGATGGGAGGAGAATATTTGGAGATGGAAAGACCTTTGAGGGACTGATTGTTGCATTGACTTTCGGTACTACAGTAGGTGTTATTATATCTAAATTTTTTACAAGTGAATGGATCCTTATATCGTTTTTAGAGTCCTTGTTTGCAATGATAGGGGATATGATTGGTGCTTTTATAAAGAGGAGGCTTGGTATACCAAGAGGTGGAAGGGTTTTGGGTTTAGACCAATTAGATTTTGTCTTAGGAGCTTCTCTGATACTTGTGTTGTTGCGTGTAAATATAACGTGGTATCAGTTTTTGTTCATATGTGGGTTAGCTTTCTTTTTACATCAAGGTACAAACTACGTTGCTTATTTGCTAAAAATTAAAAATGTCCCATGGTGA
- the mcm gene encoding minichromosome maintenance protein MCM: protein MEIHSKQIDYRDLFIEFLTTFKNNNQNKYIERINELIAYRKKSLIVEFSDILAFDENLAYDIINNTKIVLPILEGALYDHILQLDPTYQRDIEKVHVRIVGIPRVIELRKIRSTDIDKLITIDGILVKVTPVKERIYKATYKHIHPDCMQEFEWPEDEEMPEILEMPTICPKCGKPGQFRLIPEKTKLLDWQKAVIQERPEEVPSGQLPRQLEIILEDDLVDSARPGDRVKVTGILEIKQESPIKRGSRAVFDIYMKVSSIEVSQKVLDEVIISEEDEKKIKELAKDPWIRDRIIASIAPSIYGHWEIKEALALALFGGVPKVLEDTRIRGDIHILIIGDPGTAKSQMLQFISRVAPRAVYTTGKGSTAAGLTAAVVREKGTGEYYLEAGALVLADGGIAVIDEIDKMRDEDRVAIHEAMEQQTVSIAKAGIVAKLNARAAVIAAGNPKFGRYISERPVSDNINLPPTILSRFDLIFILKDQPGEQDRELANYILDVHSGKSTKNIIDIDTLRKYIAYARKYITPKITNEAKNLITDFFVEMRKKSSETPDSPILITPRQLEALIRISEAYAKMALKSEVTREDAERAINIMRLFLESVGVDMESGKIDIDTIMTGKPKSAREKMMKILEIIDSLAVSSECAKVKDILKEAQQVGIEKNNVEKLLTDMRKSGIIYEAKPECYKKV from the coding sequence TTGGAAATTCATAGCAAACAGATTGATTATAGAGATCTTTTTATAGAATTTCTGACGACCTTCAAGAATAATAATCAGAACAAATATATTGAGAGAATAAATGAACTAATAGCGTATAGGAAAAAAAGTCTTATAGTAGAGTTTTCTGATATACTCGCATTCGACGAAAATCTAGCTTATGATATAATAAATAACACTAAAATTGTTCTGCCAATTCTAGAAGGTGCATTATATGATCATATCTTACAATTGGATCCTACATATCAGCGAGATATAGAAAAGGTACATGTTAGAATTGTAGGAATACCTAGAGTTATAGAACTTAGAAAAATAAGAAGTACTGATATAGATAAACTAATAACTATTGATGGAATATTAGTTAAAGTTACTCCGGTAAAAGAGAGAATTTACAAGGCAACTTATAAACATATTCACCCAGACTGCATGCAAGAGTTTGAGTGGCCAGAAGATGAAGAGATGCCAGAAATATTAGAGATGCCAACTATCTGTCCAAAATGCGGTAAGCCAGGACAATTCAGGTTAATCCCAGAGAAAACGAAGTTACTTGACTGGCAAAAAGCAGTAATCCAAGAGAGACCAGAAGAAGTACCTTCTGGACAGTTACCTAGACAGTTGGAAATAATCCTTGAAGACGATTTAGTTGATTCTGCAAGGCCAGGAGATAGAGTAAAAGTAACTGGAATTCTAGAGATAAAACAAGAATCTCCAATTAAAAGAGGAAGTAGAGCGGTATTTGACATTTATATGAAAGTTAGTAGTATAGAAGTTTCACAAAAAGTATTAGATGAGGTAATAATCTCTGAAGAAGATGAGAAGAAGATCAAGGAATTAGCCAAAGATCCTTGGATACGTGATAGAATTATAGCATCAATAGCCCCATCTATTTATGGTCATTGGGAAATAAAAGAAGCTCTAGCATTAGCATTATTCGGGGGAGTTCCTAAGGTTCTAGAAGATACAAGAATAAGAGGAGACATTCACATTCTAATAATAGGCGATCCTGGTACTGCCAAATCACAAATGTTACAGTTTATCTCAAGAGTAGCCCCAAGGGCAGTTTACACGACTGGTAAAGGATCCACAGCAGCAGGTTTAACAGCTGCCGTGGTTAGAGAAAAGGGAACTGGAGAATATTACTTAGAAGCGGGTGCGTTAGTGTTAGCCGATGGTGGAATAGCCGTGATAGATGAGATAGATAAGATGAGAGATGAAGATAGAGTAGCTATTCATGAGGCAATGGAACAACAGACAGTTTCCATAGCAAAAGCCGGGATAGTAGCTAAATTAAACGCTAGAGCTGCAGTTATTGCCGCTGGGAATCCAAAGTTCGGTAGATACATAAGTGAAAGGCCAGTATCTGATAATATTAACCTACCCCCAACAATCTTATCAAGATTTGACCTAATATTTATATTAAAAGATCAACCCGGTGAACAAGACAGAGAGCTTGCAAACTATATATTAGATGTGCATTCGGGGAAATCTACAAAAAACATTATAGATATAGATACATTAAGAAAATATATAGCATATGCAAGAAAATATATTACACCAAAAATTACGAATGAAGCTAAGAATCTAATTACAGATTTCTTCGTGGAGATGAGAAAGAAAAGTTCGGAAACTCCAGATAGCCCAATATTGATAACTCCAAGACAACTAGAGGCTTTAATAAGAATTTCAGAAGCTTATGCTAAAATGGCTCTAAAATCAGAAGTCACCAGAGAGGATGCAGAAAGAGCTATAAATATAATGAGGCTATTCCTAGAAAGCGTAGGAGTTGACATGGAAAGTGGAAAAATAGATATAGATACAATAATGACTGGTAAACCTAAAAGCGCTAGAGAGAAAATGATGAAAATACTAGAAATAATAGATAGTTTGGCTGTAAGTTCAGAGTGTGCAAAGGTTAAGGATATACTAAAAGAAGCACAACAAGTTGGCATTGAAAAAAATAACGTAGAAAAATTACTTACAGATATGAGAAAAAGTGGTATAATATACGAAGCAAAACCAGAATGTTACAAAAAAGTCTAA
- a CDS encoding Clp1/GlmU family protein has translation MKKEQIIQGPCTIKALEGEARILGIEIQKNDLLTIPSDKTYTLVYDENTRLEMDCKKISDDLNLRWDEIAEEITNTGGVVLLLGNVDSGKTYLTNLFANLATPYLKIIDADVGQSTLFLPTFIAELKPMRKTLNLEELGYNNLEFFGDITPSTNPRLHVQKILRLYETTPKEKLTVIDTDGWTSGLKSMLHKFELIYTIDPDYIIVFDQKIKDSLPENYRNRTILLKSVNLHKSRSERKANRIAKYERYFNEANTIKTLSENLLGKQISDILYYAWGEYIQLSDEKPCVGYYISPNLLKGALLGIIENKRVVGAALLVDLKENQITILSRVKRFTGLVLGYISLNDKFEERRIRFRKCEN, from the coding sequence ATGAAAAAGGAACAAATAATACAAGGACCTTGTACAATAAAAGCTCTAGAGGGCGAAGCTAGAATACTCGGAATAGAGATACAGAAAAACGATTTGCTAACCATACCATCAGATAAAACATATACTCTTGTTTATGATGAGAATACGAGATTAGAAATGGATTGTAAAAAAATATCTGATGATCTAAATTTGAGATGGGATGAAATAGCAGAGGAGATCACAAACACAGGAGGAGTAGTATTACTTCTAGGAAATGTCGATTCCGGAAAAACTTACTTGACTAATCTATTCGCAAATCTAGCAACTCCTTACTTAAAGATTATAGATGCAGATGTTGGACAATCTACTTTATTTCTACCAACCTTCATAGCAGAATTGAAACCAATGAGAAAAACCCTTAATCTTGAGGAACTTGGATATAATAATCTAGAATTCTTTGGAGATATAACACCTTCAACGAATCCGAGACTGCACGTTCAAAAAATATTAAGACTCTATGAAACAACTCCAAAGGAAAAACTAACAGTAATAGACACTGATGGGTGGACTTCCGGACTAAAATCCATGTTACACAAATTCGAACTGATATACACAATTGACCCTGATTATATAATAGTATTTGATCAGAAAATAAAAGATTCGTTACCCGAAAATTATAGAAATAGAACGATTCTTTTAAAAAGCGTAAATCTGCATAAGTCTAGATCTGAAAGAAAAGCAAATAGAATAGCAAAATATGAGAGATATTTTAATGAAGCAAATACCATAAAAACCCTATCTGAAAATTTGCTAGGAAAGCAAATATCAGATATTCTATATTATGCATGGGGAGAATATATACAATTATCTGACGAAAAACCATGTGTAGGTTATTATATATCACCCAATCTGCTAAAAGGAGCACTACTAGGCATAATAGAAAATAAGAGAGTCGTAGGAGCCGCCCTATTAGTTGACCTAAAAGAAAACCAAATAACAATACTAAGCAGGGTGAAACGGTTTACGGGACTAGTTTTAGGGTATATTAGCTTAAATGATAAATTTGAGGAAAGAAGAATTAGATTTAGAAAATGCGAAAACTAG
- a CDS encoding arginine--tRNA ligase: protein MDIIGRAKKELAEYVATQLGINEEEVFKNITYPPREELGDLSLALPSLMKGNINEKVKSLQEYKGELIDKIEIAGIYLNARFNIRNLFVRIFSVLDDSYGLEKIEKPKRIVVEHTSANPIHPLHIGHLRNTILGDALARALKARGHSVNVRFYVNDTGRQVAVLIYGLKLLGFPDPEPNVKKDLWLGTIYAMTNVILEIRKLREELKKLTESEYREKVRELDDLIGIANDLRNRNEVLFDKLADAVNASEDPEREIGEIIKKYEEGNNELKGIIRKYISYALEGFSETLSKLNIKFDNFDYESDLLWGNMVDDVLKALLSSPAKIPYKGVVALDLDSFLGNEARSKLRIPRGLKIPPLVLMRSDGTTLYTVRDIAYTIFKFNQFNADLVINVIAEEQYIPQIQLRGALELLGYSRFAENLLHYSYGMVNIQGLRMSGRLGKIITIDEIYEKLDSIVKNKLKEKGGNMENINDIANAALRYAILSVSANKPLSFDLNRITSFEQNSGPYLQYTYARAVNILAKSTESLTMDKVDFNDLVGDKRKILILIAKFPEAFKNAVDNLRLEDLVAFLRELSDVFNSWYDKERVLQEQDLGKRMLRLYIVKGVSVVLKNGLSVLGIRSLERM, encoded by the coding sequence GTGGATATAATAGGAAGAGCCAAGAAAGAATTGGCGGAATATGTAGCTACGCAATTGGGCATAAACGAGGAGGAAGTCTTTAAAAATATTACATATCCTCCTAGGGAGGAGCTTGGTGATTTATCGTTAGCGTTACCATCATTAATGAAGGGAAATATAAATGAGAAAGTGAAATCATTACAAGAATATAAAGGTGAGTTAATAGATAAGATAGAAATAGCTGGAATATATCTTAATGCGAGGTTTAATATAAGAAATCTTTTTGTGAGAATCTTTAGTGTACTAGACGATAGTTATGGACTAGAAAAAATCGAAAAACCAAAAAGAATTGTAGTTGAACACACGAGTGCTAATCCGATACATCCGTTACATATAGGTCATTTGAGAAATACGATACTTGGAGATGCACTTGCTAGAGCGTTAAAAGCTAGAGGTCATTCAGTTAATGTTAGATTTTACGTTAACGATACCGGGAGGCAAGTTGCAGTTTTAATTTACGGCTTGAAACTTTTGGGTTTCCCTGATCCAGAGCCAAATGTAAAGAAGGATCTATGGTTAGGTACAATATACGCTATGACTAATGTAATTTTAGAAATTAGAAAGTTAAGAGAAGAATTAAAGAAACTTACAGAGTCAGAGTATAGGGAGAAAGTAAGGGAATTAGATGATCTAATAGGAATAGCCAATGATCTAAGGAATAGGAATGAGGTACTTTTCGATAAGTTAGCAGATGCTGTAAATGCTTCTGAAGATCCGGAAAGGGAGATAGGAGAAATCATAAAGAAATATGAAGAGGGTAATAATGAACTAAAGGGAATTATCAGAAAGTACATTAGTTATGCATTAGAAGGCTTCAGTGAGACTTTATCTAAACTTAATATAAAATTTGATAATTTTGATTATGAGAGTGACTTGTTATGGGGCAATATGGTTGATGATGTATTAAAGGCATTATTGTCTTCTCCAGCCAAAATACCATATAAGGGAGTAGTAGCATTGGATTTAGATAGTTTCTTAGGTAATGAAGCTAGATCTAAGTTAAGAATTCCAAGAGGGCTTAAGATACCTCCTTTAGTGTTGATGAGATCTGATGGAACTACCTTATATACCGTGAGGGATATTGCGTATACAATTTTCAAATTTAATCAGTTTAATGCGGATTTGGTTATAAATGTGATTGCAGAGGAGCAATACATTCCGCAAATACAATTAAGAGGTGCTTTAGAGTTGCTAGGATATTCGAGATTTGCAGAAAATTTATTGCATTATTCATACGGGATGGTTAACATCCAAGGGCTAAGAATGAGTGGAAGACTAGGAAAGATAATAACTATTGACGAGATATACGAAAAACTAGACAGTATAGTTAAAAATAAGCTGAAAGAAAAGGGCGGTAATATGGAAAATATTAATGATATAGCAAATGCAGCGCTTAGATATGCAATTTTGTCAGTTTCTGCAAATAAGCCTTTATCATTTGATTTAAACAGAATAACAAGTTTTGAGCAGAATAGTGGGCCTTATTTACAATATACTTATGCTAGAGCCGTTAACATATTAGCTAAGTCTACTGAAAGCCTAACTATGGATAAGGTAGACTTTAACGATTTAGTTGGAGACAAGAGGAAAATATTAATCTTGATAGCAAAATTCCCTGAGGCATTCAAAAACGCTGTAGACAACTTAAGATTAGAAGATTTAGTAGCATTTCTGAGAGAGTTATCTGACGTATTTAATAGTTGGTATGATAAGGAGAGAGTACTACAAGAGCAAGATCTAGGAAAGAGAATGTTAAGATTATATATAGTGAAAGGAGTGTCAGTTGTATTAAAGAATGGGCTAAGTGTCTTAGGTATAAGGAGCTTAGAAAGGATGTAA
- the moaC gene encoding cyclic pyranopterin monophosphate synthase MoaC, which translates to MSSEAKMVDISPKETVLREAEAEGFIKLKDDTIKRIVENEIEKGNVIAVAKTAGIMAAKKTSELLPLCHLIPLESVDIDIKIENNGIRVRSKVKAHYKTGVEMEALVATSISLLTIWDMVKKYEKDENGKYPYTVIKDIKVIDKIKEKD; encoded by the coding sequence ATGAGTTCCGAAGCTAAGATGGTAGATATATCCCCAAAGGAGACTGTATTAAGAGAAGCAGAAGCTGAGGGATTCATTAAACTAAAAGACGATACTATAAAGAGAATTGTGGAAAACGAAATAGAAAAGGGGAACGTAATTGCTGTAGCAAAGACCGCTGGAATAATGGCTGCAAAGAAAACGTCAGAACTTTTACCTCTATGCCATTTAATACCTTTAGAAAGTGTCGACATTGATATAAAAATTGAGAATAACGGTATAAGAGTTAGATCTAAGGTGAAGGCTCATTATAAAACTGGAGTAGAAATGGAAGCACTAGTTGCCACGTCTATTTCCTTGTTAACTATTTGGGATATGGTTAAAAAATATGAAAAAGATGAGAACGGAAAATACCCATACACTGTTATTAAGGATATAAAAGTTATAGATAAGATAAAGGAGAAAGATTAG
- a CDS encoding THUMP domain-containing protein: protein MGQNPKALVTTKPGKGQKCINEILNRILIKDIDARVIEYIQNVILIYSDLDPLVIYGLLFASPPSCAEKVYPFQWIINSTNEKEIIVNVINFMKNRVKDLKTFYVRCYNRGINVDCREIEIGIGIGLKDLINVDFKDPDVILHVNVLKEFTGISLLRKNQEKFRTTPLDKI, encoded by the coding sequence ATGGGGCAGAACCCAAAGGCTCTTGTAACTACAAAACCTGGTAAAGGCCAAAAATGTATAAATGAAATTTTGAATAGGATACTTATAAAAGATATTGATGCGAGAGTTATAGAATATATACAAAATGTAATTCTTATTTACTCAGATTTAGATCCATTAGTGATTTATGGTTTACTTTTCGCTTCTCCTCCATCTTGTGCAGAAAAAGTGTATCCATTTCAATGGATTATAAATTCCACTAACGAAAAGGAGATTATTGTTAATGTAATAAATTTTATGAAAAATAGAGTAAAAGATCTCAAAACTTTTTATGTTAGATGTTATAATAGGGGAATTAATGTTGATTGTAGAGAAATTGAAATTGGAATAGGAATAGGGCTAAAGGACTTAATTAACGTTGACTTTAAAGATCCTGATGTTATACTCCACGTTAATGTATTAAAGGAATTCACTGGGATATCGCTTTTGAGGAAGAATCAAGAAAAGTTTCGGACTACTCCCTTAGATAAAATATAA
- the tmk gene encoding dTMP kinase: MRKLVAIEGIDGSGKTTLANLLKEYLESKMKLNVIVTREPFSEDIIKLIEKIGWNDPILLVLLFAADRALHINWLSKIQDDTNLIILDRYYFSSIAYQGALGVDEQWIKMVNSYFPKPDMVILLDLPIEVAISRIKNDKFNFEEKIRSLAKVREKYLKLAKEYNFYIIDASKDKNEVLEQAIKIIQKNLL, from the coding sequence ATGCGAAAACTAGTTGCAATTGAAGGAATAGACGGGTCAGGAAAGACAACACTTGCTAATCTATTAAAGGAGTATCTAGAATCTAAAATGAAACTGAACGTGATTGTTACGAGAGAACCGTTTTCTGAAGATATAATAAAGTTAATAGAAAAAATCGGCTGGAACGATCCAATCCTATTAGTACTACTCTTTGCAGCAGACCGAGCGCTACACATTAATTGGTTATCTAAAATACAAGATGATACTAATCTAATAATACTTGATAGATATTACTTCTCCAGCATAGCTTATCAAGGAGCTCTAGGAGTAGATGAACAGTGGATAAAGATGGTAAATTCTTATTTCCCTAAACCTGATATGGTAATATTATTAGACTTACCAATTGAGGTTGCAATCAGTAGAATAAAAAATGATAAATTCAACTTCGAAGAAAAGATTAGAAGTCTAGCGAAAGTTAGAGAAAAATACCTAAAACTCGCAAAAGAATACAATTTCTACATAATAGATGCTAGCAAGGATAAGAATGAAGTATTAGAGCAAGCAATAAAAATTATTCAGAAGAATTTACTTTAA
- a CDS encoding UPF0147 family protein, translated as MSMPYDNEAKIKQAVILLQKIVNDTSVPRNIRRAATDAIRNLQDLGLSPAVRAANAIGILEDISQDPNMPTHARISIWNVVSILETVKD; from the coding sequence ATGTCAATGCCTTATGACAATGAAGCTAAGATAAAACAAGCAGTAATTTTATTACAAAAGATAGTTAATGATACGAGCGTTCCCAGAAACATTAGAAGAGCAGCAACTGATGCAATAAGAAATCTTCAAGACCTTGGTTTAAGTCCTGCAGTAAGGGCTGCAAATGCGATAGGAATTTTGGAAGATATAAGCCAAGATCCTAATATGCCCACACATGCTAGAATCTCCATTTGGAACGTTGTTTCTATTCTGGAGACAGTAAAGGACTAG
- a CDS encoding Sjogren's syndrome/scleroderma autoantigen 1 family protein, whose product MTNESEVGVKKAAELLRQGAAMLEEACPICKMPLFKLKNGDVICPVHGKVYIVKSEDEEKIVKRNLQLDEIESILIDGLYLSAKKIKDDPLDSERIIQIIRYLDALERIRKIKVNSSE is encoded by the coding sequence ATGACTAACGAAAGTGAGGTAGGTGTTAAGAAGGCCGCTGAACTTTTACGTCAAGGCGCTGCAATGTTAGAAGAAGCTTGTCCTATATGCAAAATGCCATTGTTTAAATTGAAAAATGGTGATGTTATTTGTCCAGTTCATGGGAAAGTGTATATAGTGAAGAGTGAAGATGAAGAGAAGATTGTAAAGCGAAATTTGCAGTTAGATGAGATAGAAAGTATATTAATAGATGGTCTATATTTAAGCGCTAAGAAGATAAAGGATGATCCACTAGATTCTGAAAGAATAATTCAGATTATAAGGTATTTGGACGCATTAGAACGAATAAGGAAGATTAAAGTAAATTCTTCTGAATAA
- a CDS encoding ORC1-type DNA replication protein, whose amino-acid sequence MVSAKDILSDSLRSSALIIKHKDKLSLDYVPENLPHREEKIKELGFIFKDLLAGDAKDSERVVIIGRTGTGKTATVKLFGKNFEYIAEREYGVKIKYVHVNCYRHRTLYLISQEIANALKLPIPSRGLSAQEVFKMIHEYLDRRNIHLIVALDEFGHFLNTANNEEIYFLVRLYDEISAIIKRISYIFIVNESHSIYKLDRSIRDHVARRLIEFPPYKSIELYDILKYRVEEAFNDNAVDDEVLQFISNTYGYDKGGNGNARIAIETLSLAGEIAEKEGSPVVLLDHAKKANSTINPEIQEIVDSLSYLDLHQLILLKALIRVLNKNKVDEVTMGTLEEEYISLAREFNEEPRKHTQVYEYLRKLKVIGIINTRQSGKGMRGRTTLVSLSLPLDKRLDDYVMQQILVRLKSRA is encoded by the coding sequence TTGGTTTCAGCTAAAGATATACTTTCAGATAGTTTGAGATCATCAGCATTAATAATCAAACATAAAGATAAGCTTTCGCTAGATTATGTGCCGGAAAATTTGCCACATAGAGAAGAAAAGATTAAGGAATTAGGTTTCATATTTAAAGATTTATTAGCTGGAGATGCTAAAGATTCAGAAAGAGTTGTAATAATAGGTAGGACAGGCACTGGGAAAACAGCAACGGTTAAATTATTTGGTAAAAATTTTGAATATATTGCGGAGAGAGAATATGGAGTTAAAATAAAGTATGTTCATGTAAATTGTTATCGGCATAGAACATTGTATTTGATAAGCCAAGAAATAGCCAACGCGTTAAAACTACCTATACCTTCGAGGGGATTATCAGCACAAGAAGTGTTTAAGATGATCCATGAATATTTAGATAGGAGAAATATACATCTAATAGTTGCATTAGATGAATTTGGACATTTCCTAAATACGGCAAATAATGAGGAAATATATTTCTTAGTAAGATTGTATGACGAAATATCAGCAATAATAAAGAGAATTAGTTATATATTTATAGTTAATGAAAGCCATTCCATTTATAAATTGGATAGAAGTATAAGGGATCATGTAGCCAGAAGATTAATTGAATTTCCTCCTTACAAGTCTATTGAACTTTACGATATTTTAAAGTATAGGGTAGAAGAGGCTTTTAATGATAATGCTGTAGACGATGAGGTATTACAATTCATATCTAATACTTATGGCTATGATAAAGGGGGCAATGGTAATGCCAGAATTGCAATAGAGACTCTAAGTTTAGCAGGAGAAATAGCAGAGAAGGAGGGGTCGCCAGTGGTATTGTTAGATCACGCTAAGAAAGCTAATTCTACAATAAATCCAGAGATTCAGGAGATTGTGGATAGTTTATCGTATCTTGATTTGCATCAACTTATACTCTTGAAAGCGCTAATAAGGGTTTTAAATAAGAATAAAGTTGATGAGGTTACGATGGGAACCTTAGAAGAGGAATATATATCATTAGCCAGAGAGTTTAATGAGGAACCTAGAAAACATACACAAGTTTATGAGTATCTGAGGAAACTTAAAGTAATAGGGATAATTAATACCAGACAGAGTGGGAAGGGAATGAGAGGAAGAACTACTCTAGTTTCCCTTTCTCTACCATTAGATAAAAGATTAGATGATTATGTTATGCAACAAATATTGGTGAGGTTAAAATCGAGAGCTTAA